The Armatimonadota bacterium genome includes a window with the following:
- the lysA gene encoding diaminopimelate decarboxylase has product MHDEFGRTGSGGLEIGGCAAVDLAHRFGTPLHVLDGGRLRANLKAYREAFARHVPDGRPVFASKALCVIATCRLAHDAGFGLDVASGGEIHTALVAGVPARDLVFHGNNKTPEELRYALEAGVGRIVVDNFDEIDLLEELAADGDGAVDVWLRLTPGIEPHTHRAIVTGGVDTKFGFGIADGTADRAVRRALKSRGLRLRGFHSHIGSQILELEPFVLNARTMVKYAARVRDEFGYAAEELNLGGGLGIRYRREESPPPIEAFVRSVADAVRQTCVRMDLPPPRLFLEPGRSVVGPAGVTLYTVGAVKRIPGVRTYVSVDGGMYENPRPALYGARYEAALASCPDADATQTVALAGRCCESGDVLIWEAQLPEVRRGDVVAVFATGAYTYSMASNYNRFPRPAVVLAEDGRARVVVRAETYADLVRLDAPIERGA; this is encoded by the coding sequence TTGCACGATGAGTTCGGGCGCACTGGATCAGGAGGGTTGGAGATCGGCGGCTGCGCAGCCGTCGATCTGGCGCATCGGTTCGGCACCCCGCTGCACGTCCTCGACGGCGGCAGACTCCGCGCGAACCTCAAAGCGTACCGTGAAGCGTTCGCGCGCCACGTCCCCGACGGCCGTCCCGTGTTCGCGTCCAAGGCCCTTTGTGTGATCGCGACGTGCCGGCTGGCCCACGACGCCGGGTTCGGACTCGACGTGGCATCAGGGGGAGAGATCCACACGGCGCTGGTGGCGGGCGTCCCGGCTCGGGACCTCGTCTTCCACGGCAACAACAAGACGCCCGAGGAACTGCGGTACGCGCTCGAAGCCGGCGTCGGCCGCATCGTCGTCGACAACTTCGACGAGATCGACCTGCTCGAGGAACTCGCGGCCGACGGTGACGGCGCGGTGGACGTCTGGCTGCGGCTGACGCCGGGGATCGAGCCGCACACGCACAGGGCGATCGTGACCGGCGGCGTGGACACGAAGTTCGGATTCGGGATCGCCGATGGGACGGCCGACCGCGCGGTGCGCCGTGCCCTAAAGAGCCGGGGATTGCGGCTGCGCGGCTTCCACAGCCACATCGGCTCGCAGATTCTCGAACTCGAACCGTTCGTCTTGAACGCGCGCACGATGGTAAAGTACGCCGCGCGCGTACGCGACGAGTTCGGGTATGCGGCCGAAGAGCTCAACCTGGGGGGAGGTCTGGGCATCCGCTATCGACGCGAGGAAAGCCCACCTCCCATCGAGGCGTTCGTGCGATCGGTGGCCGATGCTGTCCGCCAGACCTGCGTGCGGATGGACCTGCCACCGCCGCGGCTGTTTTTGGAGCCGGGCCGATCGGTCGTCGGCCCCGCGGGCGTGACGCTCTACACCGTGGGCGCCGTCAAGCGCATTCCGGGCGTCCGGACGTATGTCTCCGTCGACGGCGGCATGTACGAGAACCCGCGCCCGGCTCTGTACGGCGCGCGGTACGAGGCCGCCCTCGCATCTTGCCCGGATGCCGACGCCACGCAGACCGTGGCGCTGGCGGGGCGGTGCTGCGAGTCCGGGGATGTGCTGATCTGGGAGGCGCAACTCCCCGAGGTGCGGCGTGGGGATGTGGTGGCGGTCTTTGCGACCGGCGCGTACACGTATTCGATGGCGAGCAACTACAACCGGTTCCCGCGGCCCGCGGTCGTGCTGGCGGAGGACGGACGCGCGCGGGTCGTCGTGAGGGCAGAGACGTACGCCGACTTGGTGCGGCTGGACGCCCCGATCGAGCGGGGCGCGTAG